Proteins co-encoded in one Pyxidicoccus xibeiensis genomic window:
- a CDS encoding ferritin-like domain-containing protein: MAENSEVARLRSLAQLDADAVGAYDAALARIPEQLVRERLNDFRIDHMRHVQDLNALISQFGGTPVDLRPDFKGAAMKSLTAMTSMMGTEAALVAMLGNEEFTNRTYDLALRFDWSPEVRSLIEKHREDERRHVLWVREAVRTRPWERQRAAVHDGSEAQA, encoded by the coding sequence ATGGCCGAGAATTCCGAAGTAGCCCGGCTGCGCAGCCTGGCCCAGCTCGACGCGGATGCGGTGGGTGCGTACGACGCGGCACTCGCGCGCATCCCGGAGCAGCTGGTCCGTGAGCGGCTGAACGATTTCCGCATTGACCACATGCGACACGTGCAGGACCTCAATGCCCTCATCAGCCAGTTCGGAGGAACGCCGGTGGACCTGCGGCCGGACTTCAAGGGCGCGGCGATGAAGAGCCTGACCGCGATGACGAGCATGATGGGCACCGAGGCCGCGCTGGTGGCCATGCTCGGCAACGAGGAGTTCACCAACCGCACCTACGACCTGGCCCTGCGGTTCGACTGGAGCCCCGAGGTGCGCTCGCTCATCGAGAAGCACCGCGAGGACGAGCGCCGCCATGTGCTTTGGGTCCGGGAGGCCGTCAGGACCCGTCCCTGGGAGCGCCAGCGCGCCGCCGTCCACGACGGCTCCGAAGCCCAGGCCTGA
- a CDS encoding PQ-loop repeat-containing protein — MGSEAIGWFSSFILVLTIGKQVYKQWKSGSSEGVSKWLFVGQITASVGFTIYSLMVRNWVFVVTNALLLLSALLGIVIVFKHRHAERRRGTQGGQPAGGRESTRPVHA; from the coding sequence ATGGGGTCCGAAGCCATCGGCTGGTTCAGCTCGTTCATCCTGGTGCTGACCATCGGCAAGCAGGTCTACAAACAGTGGAAGTCCGGCTCCAGCGAGGGCGTGTCCAAGTGGCTCTTCGTGGGGCAGATAACAGCCTCCGTCGGCTTCACCATCTACAGCCTCATGGTGCGCAACTGGGTCTTCGTGGTGACGAACGCCCTGCTCCTGCTGAGCGCCCTGCTGGGCATCGTCATCGTCTTCAAGCACCGCCATGCGGAGCGTCGGCGCGGGACCCAGGGTGGCCAGCCCGCGGGGGGGCGTGAGTCCACCCGTCCCGTCCACGCCTGA
- the ligD gene encoding DNA ligase D, with protein sequence MKRPNARLETYRSKRDFSLTPEPAARTPETLLERVWPPMLARLSVPEEASDDTHVYEVKYDGFRAVAGLLGGKLALQSRRGNDLSARFPELAAALRALDVKDAVLDGEIVALDPKGRSRFQLLQNQAGVEQRFVIFDVLWLEGEDLRGLPLEERRERLERLLRDVKLPLQVSERLDLPLERAMGAAQRRGWEGLIAKRRGSAYVGTRSGDWLKLKVVAGQEVVILGYLPIQNERAKTELGALLVGVHDENGFHDVGKVGTGFSSKDRSALRQLLDKDRVSAPMAVDAKPRKGAVWVRPRHVAQVHFTEWTEDGRLRHPVYEGLRTDKRPIEVVRELPAPVARGARAQEARASTRPVRKAAPVRKQRAATGTRRAPAALAARTAAVRKPEGDAQVGRAKLTHGDRVLFPESGLTKADVFAYYREVAPLLVPVLTDRPIALEQWPAGIQAPGFFRHEPSGIPPWVPTLTVRHEDKTLRHVNVKSEEPLLWLANQSALTLHMWPSRAPRLAQPDFLVLDLDPGDGGWADVVTVARALREKLEARGLRGYPKTSGKRGLHVLVPLAPGHTYARTQAFADALVAELEADLGDIATTERAIKKRKGRLYLDAGQNARGKTVVAPYSLRAKEPGTFSAPVKWSEVTRRLNPARFNVQTLRKRLDAVGDLFAEAVKDPQTLPE encoded by the coding sequence GTGAAACGCCCAAACGCCCGTCTCGAGACCTACCGCAGCAAGCGCGACTTCAGCCTGACGCCCGAGCCGGCGGCCCGCACACCGGAGACGCTGCTGGAGCGCGTCTGGCCTCCCATGCTGGCGCGGCTGTCGGTGCCCGAGGAGGCCAGCGACGACACGCACGTCTACGAGGTGAAGTACGACGGCTTCCGCGCGGTAGCGGGGCTGCTGGGCGGGAAGCTGGCCCTCCAGAGCCGGCGGGGCAATGACTTGTCAGCGCGCTTCCCGGAGCTGGCGGCGGCGCTGCGCGCCCTGGACGTGAAGGACGCGGTGCTGGACGGCGAAATCGTGGCGCTGGACCCGAAGGGCCGCTCGCGCTTCCAGCTCTTGCAGAACCAGGCCGGCGTGGAGCAGCGCTTCGTCATCTTCGACGTGCTGTGGCTGGAGGGCGAGGACCTGCGGGGGCTGCCACTGGAGGAGCGCCGCGAGCGGCTGGAGCGGCTGCTGCGGGACGTGAAGCTCCCGCTCCAGGTGTCGGAGCGGCTGGACCTGCCGCTGGAGCGCGCGATGGGCGCGGCGCAGCGGCGCGGGTGGGAGGGGCTCATCGCCAAGCGCCGGGGCTCGGCGTATGTGGGCACCCGCTCCGGGGACTGGCTGAAGCTGAAGGTGGTGGCGGGCCAGGAGGTGGTCATCCTGGGCTACCTGCCCATCCAGAACGAGCGCGCGAAGACGGAGCTGGGCGCGCTGCTGGTGGGCGTCCACGACGAGAACGGCTTCCACGACGTGGGCAAGGTGGGCACGGGCTTCTCCTCGAAGGACCGGAGCGCGCTGCGCCAGCTGCTCGACAAGGACCGCGTGAGCGCGCCCATGGCCGTGGACGCGAAGCCTCGCAAGGGCGCGGTGTGGGTGAGGCCGCGCCACGTGGCCCAGGTCCACTTCACCGAGTGGACGGAGGACGGCCGGCTGCGCCACCCCGTCTACGAGGGCCTGCGCACCGACAAGCGCCCCATCGAGGTCGTGCGCGAGCTGCCGGCCCCGGTGGCTCGCGGGGCGCGAGCGCAGGAGGCCCGTGCCAGCACGCGGCCGGTGCGCAAGGCCGCGCCCGTCCGGAAGCAGCGGGCCGCCACGGGCACACGGCGCGCGCCCGCCGCGCTGGCCGCGCGCACGGCGGCGGTGCGGAAGCCCGAGGGAGACGCCCAGGTCGGCCGCGCGAAGCTGACGCACGGCGACCGCGTGCTCTTCCCCGAGAGCGGGCTGACGAAGGCGGACGTCTTCGCGTACTACCGCGAGGTGGCGCCGCTGCTGGTGCCCGTGCTGACGGACCGGCCCATCGCGCTCGAGCAGTGGCCCGCGGGCATCCAGGCGCCGGGCTTCTTCCGTCACGAGCCGTCCGGCATCCCCCCGTGGGTGCCCACGCTGACGGTGCGCCACGAGGACAAGACGCTGCGCCACGTGAATGTGAAGAGCGAGGAGCCGCTGCTGTGGCTGGCGAACCAGTCCGCGCTCACGCTGCACATGTGGCCCAGCCGGGCCCCCAGGCTGGCGCAGCCGGACTTCCTGGTGCTGGACCTGGACCCGGGCGACGGCGGCTGGGCGGACGTGGTGACGGTGGCGCGCGCGCTGCGCGAGAAGCTGGAGGCGCGGGGACTCAGGGGCTACCCCAAGACGTCCGGCAAGCGGGGCCTGCACGTGCTGGTGCCGCTGGCCCCGGGCCACACCTACGCGCGGACCCAGGCCTTCGCGGACGCGCTGGTCGCGGAGCTGGAGGCCGACCTGGGGGACATCGCCACCACCGAGCGCGCCATCAAGAAGCGCAAGGGACGGCTGTACCTGGACGCGGGACAGAATGCGCGCGGCAAGACGGTAGTGGCGCCCTACTCGCTGCGCGCGAAGGAGCCCGGCACCTTCTCCGCGCCCGTGAAGTGGAGCGAGGTGACCCGGCGGCTGAACCCCGCGCGCTTCAACGTCCAGACGCTGCGCAAGCGGCTGGACGCGGTGGGAGACCTCTTCGCCGAGGCGGTGAAGGACCCGCAGACACTGCCGGAGTGA
- a CDS encoding DMT family transporter, translating into MSSAPTVTGAVKPGGPLKVALAYCACFLLWGSTWSVVKVGLEDLPPLRFVGIRMLVAGLALLPFARARGASLGARTGWRIAGLGLLQIGIPFGLLFVGQQWIPSSWAALLFSTFPVWLLLVGRVMMPEQHLTVRKLLAAGLGVAGVVVLQHSGLGALEVTGNVLLGCLLCLGSVAVIAVANVLAKKHMGHVPAHVLVFGQTFSSALPLLALSFLFEAGQPVNWTSRSVLAVLYLALCGTVLTYQCLYWLLPRISLAALGAMALLDTLVAVVLGVVFLDEPLTLSLLVGGGLILGGAALANLIPPEEAPSR; encoded by the coding sequence ATGTCCTCCGCCCCCACCGTCACCGGCGCCGTGAAGCCTGGCGGCCCGCTGAAGGTCGCCCTCGCCTACTGCGCCTGCTTCCTGCTTTGGGGTTCCACGTGGTCGGTGGTGAAGGTGGGCCTGGAGGATTTGCCCCCGCTGCGCTTCGTGGGCATCCGCATGCTGGTGGCGGGCCTGGCCCTGCTGCCCTTCGCCCGCGCGCGGGGCGCGTCACTGGGCGCGCGCACGGGCTGGCGCATCGCCGGGCTGGGCCTGCTGCAGATTGGTATTCCCTTCGGCCTGCTCTTCGTCGGGCAGCAGTGGATTCCGTCCAGCTGGGCGGCGCTGCTGTTCTCCACCTTCCCCGTGTGGCTGCTGCTGGTGGGCCGGGTGATGATGCCGGAGCAGCACCTCACCGTGCGCAAGCTGCTGGCCGCGGGGCTGGGCGTGGCGGGCGTGGTGGTGCTCCAGCACTCCGGGCTGGGCGCGCTGGAGGTGACGGGCAACGTGCTGCTCGGGTGCCTGCTGTGCCTGGGCTCGGTGGCGGTCATCGCCGTGGCCAACGTGCTGGCCAAGAAGCACATGGGCCACGTGCCTGCGCACGTGCTCGTGTTCGGCCAGACGTTCAGCAGCGCCCTGCCGCTGCTCGCGCTGTCCTTCCTGTTCGAGGCCGGCCAGCCGGTGAACTGGACGTCCCGCTCGGTGCTCGCCGTCCTCTACCTGGCGCTGTGTGGCACGGTGCTCACCTACCAGTGCCTCTACTGGCTGCTGCCGCGCATCTCCCTGGCGGCGCTCGGCGCCATGGCCCTGCTGGACACGCTGGTGGCGGTGGTGCTGGGCGTGGTGTTCCTCGACGAGCCCCTCACCCTGTCGCTGCTGGTGGGCGGAGGGCTCATCCTCGGTGGCGCCGCGCTCGCCAACCTCATCCCTCCGGAAGAGGCGCCCTCGCGCTGA
- a CDS encoding VCBS repeat-containing protein produces the protein MIRLTRAAPLLALLAAACSDEPDQARVVPLPPTVDFCTGLPPLALTVEPARVRVAGPVALAATGGSGQYRFLLEPGGSSGELIGNRFVAGRTPATDTLIVEDAKCPGDARASVSVVAAFDVAPARAELPPGTSFQIASAGLLGSASYTLTRSESGATLTPGGVYTAGARDGLDILTVRDSSTGDEAQLQYQVRTGAKLTGDPAFLAVPSGGSVPLATRGGGDRITWAKVSGPGTLADGRLSFAPGDTGVTVLTATDPFIKQTAQVSVRVLAELTRPGQAHGRLTDAATMVTADFDGDGTQDLAVGQRESDLGRPNGGAVFIFKGGTDGLPAQPTWVLTGSTDTANFGDALAAGDLDADGRAELVVSSPGADVAVNNAGAVYLYTFKGGTPAPLRLQLAGLLRDAAFGAGMAVADLDGDGDPDLAVGAPLGDLAPTQAINRRGTVDLYLSESSSPVPDLPAVRLGGSDLTREGALVARSSSDLGRAVLAADLNADGRVDLAALGRISRYNAEGAVSGSQVAISVFFARAEGSRFRASPDVYVLPSNTADGTEGTWRLGAVPGEGSRPPLLLAVADQLDSPDLRSSGGVQSGGDAGGALLFDLSERTPAGDPAATPPQVKREEAFARIYGDAGGILAGRSWAVLDVDGAPGPELLLGAPRASAPAPGNTTLRWSGKVLVYPLATLTKGAVLNKPVATLNGTAKSDTLGSGLASWSLPSGNVLVAFSGRASSDTGAFTGRVELYQRTGASLAEWPRTGVMVPVKPSVERYGETVAIARGVQNRVMTAVGAPGWSGAGSNGDGDALSIGRAYAHDVSQPAAARIAEEGAPSPSKAGRGVGQDVAFTDFNGDGRQDLVVAATGFYVPGTGTTASNAELTSTYASVDAACVTTGTLSVGGLLVSLGQADGTFKPAFRLWAPTQIAGCTPDTDARCRRSSIGRGVVGGFDFNNDGKEDLGVLRDKGLEVFLGRAPEDASLAKLTMGCDPVYSWPSLNLQTSVPTTLEDLNGDSCDELAWRYAEGTRSGVAILFGYDTGGTRCGTRTTPTVLRIAGDSEVSLANQGLGVGIARAGRFLNDTRDFVAISASSLPFNGVTQPVVLLFDKADLIREMDERRTAGLPLVIGSLGDGVTPVTLVHRTRAVSFGAALAGGRDVTGDSVPDLLVGAPGASEASDGGGAVFLYAGGRGQEGALSPYLMVVGDGSERSALGQDLALMPGSGTVPHTVVIGAPRSYRTGTQNGTAFALPLAF, from the coding sequence ATGATTCGACTGACCCGCGCGGCCCCCCTCCTCGCGCTCCTCGCCGCCGCCTGCTCGGACGAGCCGGACCAGGCGCGCGTGGTGCCGTTGCCGCCCACGGTGGACTTCTGCACGGGCCTGCCGCCGCTGGCCCTCACGGTGGAGCCCGCGCGCGTGCGCGTGGCCGGCCCGGTGGCGCTGGCGGCCACCGGCGGGAGCGGCCAGTACCGCTTCCTGCTGGAGCCGGGCGGCTCCTCGGGAGAGCTCATCGGCAACCGCTTCGTCGCGGGGCGCACGCCCGCCACCGACACGCTCATCGTGGAGGACGCGAAGTGCCCCGGGGACGCCCGCGCCAGCGTGTCGGTGGTGGCCGCCTTCGACGTGGCCCCCGCGCGCGCGGAGCTGCCGCCGGGCACCTCCTTCCAGATTGCCTCGGCCGGGCTGTTGGGCTCGGCCTCGTACACCCTGACGCGCAGCGAGTCCGGTGCCACCCTCACGCCCGGAGGCGTCTACACGGCGGGCGCGCGGGACGGGCTGGACATCCTCACCGTGCGCGACTCGAGCACGGGCGACGAGGCGCAGCTGCAGTACCAGGTGCGCACGGGCGCGAAGCTGACGGGCGACCCGGCCTTCCTCGCGGTGCCCTCCGGCGGCTCCGTGCCGCTGGCCACGCGCGGCGGCGGGGACCGCATCACCTGGGCCAAGGTGTCGGGCCCCGGGACGCTGGCGGACGGGCGGCTGTCCTTCGCGCCCGGCGACACCGGCGTCACGGTGCTGACGGCGACGGACCCCTTCATCAAGCAGACGGCGCAGGTGTCGGTGCGCGTGCTGGCCGAGCTGACGCGGCCGGGCCAGGCGCACGGCCGCCTCACGGACGCGGCCACCATGGTGACGGCGGACTTCGACGGCGACGGGACGCAGGACCTGGCGGTGGGCCAGCGCGAGAGCGACCTGGGCAGGCCCAACGGCGGCGCCGTCTTCATCTTCAAGGGCGGCACGGACGGCCTGCCCGCCCAGCCCACGTGGGTGCTCACCGGCAGCACGGACACGGCCAACTTCGGTGACGCGCTGGCCGCGGGCGACCTGGACGCGGACGGGCGCGCGGAGCTGGTGGTGTCCTCGCCCGGCGCGGACGTGGCCGTCAACAACGCGGGCGCGGTGTACCTCTATACCTTCAAGGGCGGCACGCCGGCCCCGCTGCGACTGCAGCTCGCGGGCCTGCTGCGCGACGCCGCGTTCGGCGCGGGCATGGCCGTCGCGGACCTGGATGGCGACGGCGACCCGGACCTCGCCGTGGGCGCGCCGCTGGGAGACCTGGCGCCCACGCAGGCCATCAACCGGCGCGGCACGGTGGACCTCTACCTCTCGGAGAGCAGCAGCCCGGTGCCGGACCTGCCGGCGGTGCGGCTGGGCGGCTCGGACCTGACGCGCGAGGGCGCGCTGGTGGCGCGCAGCAGCTCGGACCTGGGGCGCGCCGTGCTGGCGGCGGACCTCAACGCGGACGGGCGCGTGGACCTCGCGGCGCTCGGCCGCATCTCCCGCTACAACGCGGAGGGCGCGGTGTCCGGCTCCCAGGTGGCCATCTCCGTCTTCTTCGCGCGGGCCGAGGGCTCGCGCTTCCGGGCCTCGCCGGACGTGTACGTGCTGCCCTCCAACACCGCGGACGGCACCGAGGGCACGTGGCGGCTGGGCGCCGTCCCGGGCGAGGGCTCTCGGCCCCCGCTGCTGCTGGCCGTCGCGGACCAGCTCGACTCGCCGGACCTGCGCTCCAGCGGCGGCGTCCAGTCCGGCGGCGACGCAGGCGGCGCGCTCCTGTTCGACCTCAGCGAGCGCACGCCCGCGGGCGACCCGGCCGCCACGCCTCCGCAGGTGAAGCGCGAGGAGGCCTTCGCCCGCATCTACGGCGACGCGGGCGGCATCCTCGCGGGCCGCAGCTGGGCGGTGCTGGACGTGGACGGCGCGCCGGGGCCGGAGCTGCTGCTGGGCGCGCCCCGCGCGTCCGCGCCCGCCCCCGGCAACACCACGCTGCGCTGGAGCGGCAAGGTGCTGGTGTACCCGCTGGCGACCCTCACGAAGGGCGCCGTCCTCAACAAGCCGGTGGCCACGCTCAACGGCACGGCGAAGTCGGACACGCTGGGCTCCGGCCTGGCGTCGTGGAGCCTGCCGTCGGGCAACGTGCTGGTGGCCTTCTCCGGGCGGGCCTCGTCGGACACGGGCGCCTTCACGGGCCGGGTGGAGCTGTACCAGCGCACGGGTGCGTCGCTGGCCGAGTGGCCCCGCACCGGCGTCATGGTGCCGGTGAAGCCGAGCGTGGAGCGCTACGGCGAGACGGTGGCCATCGCTCGCGGCGTGCAGAACCGGGTGATGACGGCGGTGGGCGCGCCGGGCTGGTCCGGTGCGGGCTCCAACGGGGACGGTGACGCGCTGTCCATCGGCCGGGCCTACGCGCATGACGTGAGCCAGCCGGCGGCCGCGAGGATTGCGGAGGAGGGCGCCCCCTCTCCCAGCAAGGCGGGCCGCGGCGTGGGGCAGGACGTGGCCTTCACCGACTTCAACGGTGACGGGCGGCAGGACCTGGTGGTGGCGGCCACGGGCTTCTACGTGCCGGGCACGGGCACCACGGCGTCGAATGCCGAGCTGACCAGCACCTACGCCAGCGTGGATGCGGCGTGTGTCACCACCGGCACCCTGTCGGTGGGCGGCCTGCTGGTGTCGCTGGGGCAGGCGGACGGCACCTTCAAGCCGGCCTTCCGGCTGTGGGCGCCCACGCAGATTGCCGGCTGCACGCCGGACACGGACGCCCGGTGCAGGCGCTCCTCCATCGGCCGCGGCGTCGTCGGCGGCTTCGACTTCAACAACGACGGCAAGGAGGACCTCGGCGTCCTGCGTGACAAGGGCCTCGAGGTGTTCCTCGGCCGCGCGCCGGAAGACGCCTCGCTGGCGAAGCTGACCATGGGCTGCGACCCCGTCTACTCGTGGCCGTCGCTGAACCTCCAGACGTCCGTGCCGACGACGCTGGAGGACCTGAACGGCGACAGCTGCGACGAGCTGGCCTGGCGCTACGCGGAAGGCACGCGCTCCGGCGTGGCCATCCTCTTCGGCTACGACACCGGTGGCACGCGCTGCGGCACGCGCACCACGCCCACCGTGCTGCGCATCGCCGGCGACAGCGAGGTGAGCCTCGCCAACCAGGGCCTGGGCGTGGGCATTGCCCGGGCCGGCAGGTTCCTGAACGACACGCGCGACTTCGTGGCCATCAGCGCCTCCAGCCTCCCCTTCAACGGGGTGACGCAGCCGGTGGTGCTCCTCTTCGACAAGGCGGACCTCATCAGGGAGATGGACGAGCGGCGCACCGCGGGCCTCCCGCTGGTGATTGGCTCGCTGGGGGATGGCGTGACGCCGGTGACGCTGGTGCACCGCACCCGCGCGGTGAGCTTCGGCGCCGCGCTGGCCGGCGGCAGGGACGTCACCGGTGACTCCGTGCCGGACCTGCTGGTGGGCGCGCCGGGGGCCTCGGAGGCCTCGGATGGCGGCGGCGCCGTGTTCCTCTACGCGGGCGGCCGGGGCCAGGAAGGCGCCCTCTCCCCCTACCTCATGGTGGTGGGTGACGGCTCGGAGCGCAGCGCGCTGGGGCAGGACCTGGCGCTGATGCCGGGCAGTGGGACGGTGCCGCACACTGTCGTCATCGGTGCGCCACGCAGCTACCGCACGGGGACCCAGAACGGCACGGCCTTCGCCCTGCCGCTCGCCTTCTGA
- a CDS encoding DUF1501 domain-containing protein: MKNNRHDENHRPERRTFLKAAAGFMGSTLLGGVPFRAFAQAAELAPADRCFVFVYFSGGWDQLLAFDPRDPDEFTPDRAAETKILPGYNLINDSRFQSRPIIPNERPGAGRPNIDFGPAVGRLADHYDLMTVIRGINMNTLGHEVGYRYFLTGKIPIGSAARGSSTATEIVGQMKPRVPIASISYNVESYNDRYGGYANALRVSRRDDLLLTLRPASQQLDSEIEKQLLDFRGQPVNCEQAAYGTRGVGTTYANSQDQMRLVQSQGLEKAFQFLDTTLPEMAAVRSRYGLNSQADVDSEKGRAATVATALKRGIAQCVTINLTGGLDTHFGSQLTHANNQRRGFDALASLVEDLRSSAHPSGGNFMDHTTIMVFSEFSRTPLINASGGRDHHLCSSALLMGAGFKHNTVFGKSGDIGMSPGRFDLRTGAADPNGENIFPEHVIASVLASAKLDYSITRVEPLRTILA; this comes from the coding sequence ATGAAGAACAACCGCCACGACGAGAACCACCGTCCCGAGCGCCGCACCTTCCTCAAGGCCGCCGCCGGCTTCATGGGCTCCACGCTGCTGGGCGGCGTGCCCTTCCGCGCCTTCGCCCAGGCCGCGGAGCTGGCCCCCGCGGACCGCTGCTTCGTCTTCGTCTATTTCTCCGGAGGCTGGGACCAGCTGCTCGCCTTCGACCCGAGAGACCCGGACGAGTTCACCCCGGACCGCGCCGCCGAGACGAAGATTCTGCCCGGCTACAACCTCATCAACGACTCGCGCTTCCAGTCGCGCCCCATCATCCCCAACGAGCGCCCCGGCGCGGGCCGGCCGAACATCGACTTCGGACCGGCGGTGGGCCGGCTCGCGGACCACTACGACTTGATGACCGTGATTCGCGGCATCAACATGAACACGCTGGGCCACGAGGTGGGCTACCGCTACTTCCTCACCGGCAAGATTCCCATCGGCAGCGCCGCGCGCGGCTCCTCCACGGCGACGGAAATCGTCGGCCAGATGAAGCCGCGGGTGCCCATCGCCTCCATCTCCTACAACGTGGAGTCGTACAACGACCGCTACGGGGGCTACGCCAACGCGCTGCGCGTCAGCCGCCGGGACGACCTGCTGCTCACGCTGCGGCCGGCCAGCCAGCAGCTGGACAGCGAAATCGAGAAGCAGCTGCTCGACTTCCGCGGCCAGCCCGTCAACTGCGAGCAGGCCGCGTACGGCACCCGCGGCGTGGGCACCACCTACGCCAACAGCCAGGACCAGATGCGGCTGGTGCAGTCGCAGGGGCTGGAGAAGGCCTTCCAGTTCCTCGACACCACGCTGCCGGAGATGGCGGCGGTGCGCAGCCGCTACGGCCTCAACAGCCAGGCGGACGTGGACAGCGAGAAGGGCCGCGCGGCCACGGTGGCCACCGCGCTCAAGCGCGGCATCGCCCAGTGCGTCACCATCAACCTCACGGGCGGCCTGGACACGCACTTCGGCAGCCAGCTCACCCACGCCAACAACCAGCGCCGCGGCTTCGACGCGCTGGCCAGCCTGGTGGAGGACCTGCGCTCCAGCGCCCACCCGTCCGGCGGCAACTTCATGGACCACACCACCATCATGGTGTTCTCCGAGTTCTCCCGCACGCCGCTCATCAACGCCTCCGGCGGCCGCGACCACCACCTGTGCAGCTCCGCGCTGCTGATGGGCGCGGGCTTCAAGCACAACACCGTCTTCGGCAAGAGCGGCGACATCGGCATGTCGCCGGGCCGGTTCGATTTGCGCACCGGCGCGGCGGACCCGAACGGGGAGAACATCTTCCCCGAGCACGTCATCGCCTCCGTCCTCGCCTCGGCGAAGCTGGACTACAGCATCACCCGCGTGGAGCCCCTGCGCACCATCCTCGCCTGA
- a CDS encoding DUF1585 domain-containing protein, whose protein sequence is MDRVRCLAALAGAAFVLATPASAEEAVCAPVAKVPLERHLRQLSLDLLGRPPTYEEYRAIQAKGAIGSDDIRAMMEKDEFHGRMRAYHRALLRANLSASVFDNGNSRMSGSGAETSPLYLGNNSASALRGVNGAGCESTIEQSACLTAVNPDAHAAPLRERVLTCRDERQVPMPVTFDYDENLYQCTPLATFTAGANQVTTCAQVRDHAVWGKYVYFCDVQGANKDSFMCLPDPGRTATAALTVEKLEAGRIVAFEHPNPASRPSLTELKRCTLDLEWRDGVKGNYTPRRGCIQREGFVMAPQPFWATAGTPATVKVCAIEAQNNSVNPWTLASCEAARFTGDRTCGCGDKLRRCEVGNLGQPQNVRSVHDMRVVAFNEEPLRIAESVVKRDEPYFNILTTRRSFVNGTLSEYYRQRQGAGIFNVSAPTDLAAVPAIPYEENGAWAEYTRDAAHSGVLTTPAFLYRFPTQRARVNHFYEAFLCKTFSPPAEGSLPAPEDSCNRENNLAVRCGCNYCHATIEPTGAHWGRYAERGAQFLPPDQFPRFDPKCRDCALNGDTSCGGECNQYVMQAYDGDGASSLGMLKTYLYRTPDEEQNIEAGPQLLVQRMLQTGDLERCTVKRIWNEFLGRPMSAEEQRMYLTPLSQDFARSGHKLKSLIERVVTTDAYRRID, encoded by the coding sequence TTGGACCGTGTGCGTTGCCTTGCCGCCCTGGCCGGCGCCGCCTTCGTTCTGGCCACACCTGCTTCCGCCGAGGAAGCCGTCTGTGCGCCCGTCGCGAAGGTGCCCCTGGAGCGGCACCTCCGGCAGTTGTCGTTGGACCTGTTGGGCCGTCCCCCGACCTATGAGGAGTACCGGGCCATCCAGGCCAAGGGCGCCATCGGCTCGGACGACATCCGCGCCATGATGGAGAAGGACGAGTTCCACGGCCGCATGCGGGCGTACCACCGCGCGCTGCTGCGAGCGAACCTGTCCGCCAGCGTCTTCGACAACGGCAACTCGCGCATGAGCGGTTCCGGCGCGGAGACCAGCCCCCTCTACCTGGGCAACAACAGCGCCAGCGCGCTGCGCGGCGTCAATGGCGCTGGCTGCGAGTCCACCATCGAGCAGTCCGCCTGCCTCACGGCGGTGAACCCGGACGCCCACGCGGCCCCCCTGCGCGAGCGCGTGCTGACGTGCCGGGACGAGCGCCAGGTGCCGATGCCCGTCACGTTCGACTACGACGAGAACCTCTACCAGTGCACGCCGCTGGCCACCTTCACCGCCGGCGCAAACCAGGTGACCACGTGCGCCCAGGTCCGGGACCACGCCGTCTGGGGCAAGTACGTCTACTTCTGTGACGTGCAGGGGGCGAACAAGGACTCGTTCATGTGCCTTCCGGACCCGGGCCGGACGGCCACCGCGGCGCTGACGGTGGAGAAGCTGGAGGCCGGCCGCATCGTCGCCTTCGAGCACCCCAACCCCGCCTCGCGCCCGTCGCTGACGGAGCTGAAGCGCTGCACGCTGGACCTGGAGTGGCGCGACGGCGTGAAGGGCAACTACACGCCCCGCCGCGGCTGCATCCAGCGCGAGGGCTTCGTGATGGCGCCCCAGCCCTTCTGGGCCACCGCCGGCACGCCCGCCACCGTGAAGGTGTGCGCCATCGAAGCGCAGAACAACAGCGTCAACCCGTGGACCCTGGCCTCCTGCGAGGCGGCGCGCTTCACCGGCGACCGCACCTGCGGCTGCGGCGACAAGCTGCGCCGCTGCGAGGTGGGCAACCTCGGCCAGCCCCAGAACGTGCGCAGCGTGCACGACATGCGCGTGGTCGCCTTCAACGAGGAGCCGCTGCGCATCGCCGAGTCCGTGGTGAAGCGGGACGAGCCCTACTTCAACATCCTCACCACGCGCCGCTCCTTCGTGAACGGCACCCTGTCGGAGTACTACCGGCAGCGGCAGGGCGCGGGCATCTTCAACGTCTCCGCGCCCACGGACCTGGCCGCGGTGCCCGCCATCCCCTACGAGGAGAACGGCGCCTGGGCGGAGTACACGCGCGACGCGGCGCACTCCGGCGTGCTCACCACGCCCGCCTTCCTCTACCGCTTCCCCACCCAGCGCGCGCGGGTGAACCACTTCTACGAGGCCTTCCTCTGCAAGACGTTCTCCCCGCCCGCGGAGGGCTCGCTGCCCGCGCCCGAGGACTCCTGCAACCGGGAGAACAACCTCGCGGTGCGCTGCGGCTGCAACTACTGCCACGCGACGATTGAGCCCACCGGCGCCCACTGGGGCCGCTACGCCGAGCGCGGCGCGCAGTTCCTCCCGCCGGACCAGTTCCCTCGCTTCGACCCGAAGTGCCGCGACTGCGCCCTCAACGGCGACACCAGCTGCGGCGGCGAGTGCAACCAGTACGTCATGCAGGCCTATGACGGCGACGGCGCCAGCAGCCTGGGCATGCTCAAGACGTACCTCTACCGCACGCCCGACGAGGAGCAGAACATCGAGGCCGGCCCCCAGCTGCTCGTCCAGCGCATGCTGCAGACGGGTGATTTGGAGCGCTGCACGGTGAAGCGCATCTGGAACGAGTTCCTCGGCCGGCCGATGTCGGCGGAGGAGCAGCGCATGTACCTGACGCCGCTCTCCCAGGACTTCGCCAGGAGCGGCCACAAGCTGAAGTCGCTCATCGAGCGGGTCGTGACGACCGACGCCTACCGGAGGATCGACTGA